Below is a genomic region from Raphanus sativus cultivar WK10039 unplaced genomic scaffold, ASM80110v3 Scaffold2485, whole genome shotgun sequence.
cattttcgtagataaaatgcagatgtggggttaaaaactcaaaaaaaaatgagtcaaaagaaaaggttagttttctgtttgaattcaagttttgagtcacttttgcaataagcccatTTCTGTATAGGtcttcttttgaaaaaaaaaacttttatattcCCTTGACAAAATCCACGGGACCATCGGTTTcactcttttgttttacaaatttaGTTTCTATACATTGAAATATTTTGTCTTTGTCACGCATCACTACGACGTATAATTCGTTCCTTTCATAATCGTTGTTCCAGCAGTTATCATAGATGTTAGTTTCAAGATATTTGACAAATATGTAACTTGAAAACTTCGCCGTGAGTTTGGTTAGGAATGAAGAAAGACCGTATGGACTATAAGCAAATCTTAGTCCACACAACACAGAAGTGCCGCGAATCTGGGAAAGAACGAGCCCAGCTTTTTCAAATTACCTTTAACTcccttttgttttaaaataatcacTTTATTCCCCCTTTACTTCTTTTCTCCAAATTTGCTCTCCCGCGTCAAACAAGATCCCACTTTACGTCACGGATTTGTATATGTGAACGTTAGAAAGAACTTTCAAATAAAACATATGGATAAGCATGCCACGTAATGTAAGTAATGCTTATTGTTGTGCTGTTTCTTGAAAAACCCAGATTATTTAGTTGTTGAAAACGATAACTATTTGTGAATTCGAACTTTATATCtgtaaagaaaattttgaaGTCACGTTATGAGAAAAATACCATGTTGCATCACATGAACAAATTAATTCTAAGAACATTATCCAAAACAAATTTAATGTTATCCAATAGATAAAGAAAATTAGTTGGACCGTCGAATGAAATATGATCCTTGCTGATTAGTATATGACGTGTGCGATTAATTTGCCACCATTCCACCGACCTAAAGTCTTCTTTTGGGTAAAGTTTAATGTACTATGATAGCTTGTGATACACAATTTATTAACGTTAGGGTTATCTGGTTTAAAAGTATTTGTCTAAAAGGAAAATTTGAtagtgaatatttttttttgtcaaagaatTTGATAGTGAATATTTCCACGAATATTAGCACGTATGAAACTAGTATTAGTCAAAATATGGGTACAAAGTACTGTAGATAACAATAGCTCAGAGTACTATGGTGGATTTGTTACACAAAAACTTGGATATGGACGGTTCAGTATTATGCTTGTCCTGCGTCATAggtatataaatgtttttactCGCAATCTAAATATTTATCCACACGTCTTACCCACAGGCCACAGGGATGTAAAAAAGACCATCAAGTGAATTTAGAGCCGTTGAACCATCAAGTGGGTCTTAAAAAGTCAGAATTGCATTTGATTTTACACTTTGACTGTCAGACGATGTTATTCACACATGCGCATTGCATAATTTAGATGTGGCCAACCCACTTTTCTTTTACCAGATTGATTTGTCAGTTTTTTGGCTGTATTAAATTTCTTCTGATAGTTCCTTCAAATTTAGATAGTTCCTTCTCACTATGAATATTCAAATTTACTGAAACCAATTCTGAAACGGTATCATTATTCTAGTTCACTATTCACTAAGCCATTAGTATAAGAAAATATCCTATCATAAATATGACTACCAAGCTACTAACGTTTGTGAAAAGTCTACATGCTCTTGAAGTCAATATATACATGACGCATGCAGTTAATAACATGTTCACACACATAGCGGTCACCAAATTGCTCGAAGTCATGAAACAGAGAGACATTATTGCATTATCATATGATGTGGataattagtaaaacattattTGTGaggaaaaatcaaaattattatgGATTCACAGCTAATAAAATACGGAGAGACAGCTCAACCACTTCCCCCCCTTCTCTTCCCCACtgtctatatatataactctAATAAGTAATCTCTGATCTCTCCATCAACACGTCCACTCCACTTTTGTttgcaaagaaagaaagaaaaacatctTAGCAAAAAGAGGTCataaaagataattaattaCTGTACAGATCTCTTTAGAAAATGGCTGGCGGTGGATTCGTAGTCGGAGATGGCCAAAAGGCTTATCCCGGCAGACTCACTCCCTTTGTTCTCTTCACTTGCGTCGTCGCTGCCATGGGTGGTCTCATCTTTGGATACGATATCGGAATCTCTGGTAAGTTCTCTAATTATTTCTCAGCTTTTACATTTCCACACCACGTATACCTATGTAGTCTCAAGTTCTCAACACCaccaagtttgaaattattGATGGTTATTCCATAGagaaatattaacaatatatcGCATCTTGTGTTTCTCTTCATTCATTAATACAATAATACCACATGATTCAAAATTACAGCAtcattagtttacaaaaaaaaaaatacagcaTCGTCAACAGTAACATACAAATTTgtcaaatttacaaaacaacCCCACATGTTTCTATCGTTTCATGTAAACCCTGTCTGATCATACTTTCTTTTTAACTACAGGTGGCGTGACGTCGATGCCGTCTTTCCTCCGACGTTTCTTCCCGTCGGTTTACCGTAAACAGCAAGAAGATGCGACAACAAATCAGTACTGTCAATACGATAGTCCAACCCTTACGCTGTTCACTTCATCGCTGTATTTAGCGGCGCTCATTTCGTCGCTGGTGGCTTCCACCGTGACGAGGAAGTTCGGACGGAGGCTCTCGATGCTCTTTGGTGGCATACTCTTTTGCGCCGGAGCCCTCGTGAATGGCTTTGCTAAGCGCGTGTGGATGCTCATCGTCGGCCGTATCTTGCTCGGTTTTGGTATCGGTTTCGCTAATCAGGTCAGTCACAAAGAGCGataatttttcttcttcttttcacaCGTATACATCACGAGTAAGAAAAAGTCAAATTAAATAcgtgttattttataaaattttatgaactttaaacatatttatttcGCTATAAATGTGCCTTGGTTTTTGAAAAAGTTATGGACCAACCACTTTCATTGAACATAATCATCAACTAGTTAGGTCAAGTTGACATTATTAGTTTTCTCTTGCTTTTACTATCAGTTTACAACGACGATAATTATTTTCCACATTATACTATATGAtataacaattatttaatttctgatTGATTTGTTTTCGGCTGAATATCCAAAACTGCACATGGTCTGTTCTTGTTAACCCGTGATGTCTCTTTCTCTTTACTTTCGAtgattttattagttaaatatatattgtttctgATGTCATATCGTATTTAACTTTTTGATACGTATCTTTAGTTACAAAAGGTCATATTCGGACCGTATCTATTTGTAGTTAAACAGAATGACGTAATTAACCCTCTTTAAACCCCGTATTATTTCATGCCATTCTTGATTCCAATGATTTGAATCTTCAACTTTAGAAGCACTAATCACGTAAATAACCATGTTCAGATGACGTGAGTCACGTGACTAATCATGTTTTCGTGCTTCTAATTACAGTCTGTGCCACTTTACCTATCCGAAATGGCTCCATACAAATACAGAGGAGCTCTAAACATCGGCTTCCAGCTTTCAATCACAATTGGAATCCTCGTAGCCGAAGTACTCAACTATTTCTTTGCCAAGATCAAAGGCGGCTGGGGATGGAGACTCAGTCTCGGCGGTGCGGTGGTCCCTGCCCTGATCATAACACTCGGCTCCCTTGTCCTTCCTGACACTCCAAATTCAATGATCGAGCGAGGTATGCACGAGGAGGCCAAAACCAAGCTCAGACGTATCCGTGGCGTCGATGACGTTAGCCAAGAGTTTGACGATTTAGTCGAAGCTAGTAAAGAGTCTCAGTCGATAGAGAACCCATGGACTAACCTCCTCCGCCGTAAATACCGGCCGCATCTCACCATGGCCATTATGATTCCATTCTTTCAGCAGCTCACCGGGATCAATGTGATTATGTTTTACGCTCCTGTTTTGTTCAACACCATTGGTTTCACTAACGACGCTTCTCTCATGTCTGCCGTGGTCACTGGCTCGGTCAACGTCGCCGCTACTGTTGTGTCGATCTACGGTGTCGACAGGTGGGGACGTAGGTTTCTCTTTCTTGAAGGCGGTACACAAATGCTTATATGCCAGGTAAGGAAACACATTGGACTTATCATATGAAGTTAGACTAAAGATCGATTCTAAATGTTAATATCATGATAGATGAACTTATACTTAATCTTATGTGCCTAGAGATTAATTTTCATTTGGTGTGAACATTGATTTACAAGTATATCTTGACGTAGATGAATGTCTAGATATCAATTTTATTAGAAACAAACGTTTATATACTATGATTTATAtggtttttgaaatttatttgcATTAATATATCCATAACTCTAACGAAAATATgtcgttctttttttttctcgtgTGGTTGTAGGCTGTGGTTGCTGCATGCATCGGGGCCAAGTTTGGGGTAGACGGGACCCCTGGTGAGCTACCAAAGTGGTATGCTATAGTGGTTGTAACTTTTATATGCATCTATGTGGCCGGTTTCGCATGGTCATGGGGTCCGCTAGGGTGGTTAGTACCTAGTGAGATCTTCCCGTTGGAGATAAGGTCGGCCGCGCAGAGTATAACAGTGTCCGTGAACATGATCTTCACTTTCATAATCGCTCAGATCTTCTTGACGATGCTTTGTCATTTGAAGTTTGGGTTGTTCCTTGTGTTCGCCTTCTTCGTGGTGGTGATGTCTATTTTCGTCTACATATTCTTGCCAGAGACGAAAGGGATTCCGATTGAGGAAATGGGTCAAGTGTGGAGGTCACACTGGTATTGGTCAAGGTTCGTGGAGGACGGTGAGTATGGGTATGGGAATGGGCTTCAGATGGAGAAGAGCAGCAGCAACCAAGGAACTAAACatgtttagtttgttttaaaTGAGAGGAtgttttaaggaaaaaaaaaagatttgtaatTTCTAATTTCggtaaagaaaacaaagtgtATTCATCTagatatatttatgtttatataattcaGTACCACATGGTGGAGAAATTATGcatatgattctttttttatatatcttcagcgtttttttactttatttgttGTTAAATTCTCTATAACTCGAGAAACTTGGCCAGTGAATGTAATCATCTATCTTTATAGATGGTGCAGGTCTCGTACAATACATGTAATAATGTATAACATATGTAAATCAAGAATCATCTACCTCTTAAAGGAAAAATCTCTTGAGCTTTTGGTAGTCCGTATATGAGGAAGTTCAACGGAAGCAAGAACAGGTTCCTTTTCTGAGCTTTCGTGCGCAAGAGAATGATGTGTGGAAGGTCCAGCTTCTTGGTGTTGTTGAGACTCAGGATCCCAAAACTGATGGTGGTCATGACGATCAGAGTATCTAGGAGAAGGAGAGCTCGGGAAAGTCTCAACGCTTCGGTTATTAAGAATATGAATCGGAGATGAGGTGTGAGTTGGTGTAGTTGGACGGCTAGTGTAAGGTGTGTTTGATTCAGTGTGTTTCCCGTGTTTTGTGTGCTTCTTTGCTGTGTGATGCCATGTCTTTATCGCTGTGGCTACTCTTTCGTTGAACACCGTTGGCCTCATCGTAGAACCCATCTACAAACGTTTCATCAAACACAGTGTCAGAAAAGAAACTAAGATCATATCAAAAGAATTTCTGTATTGCAATGCAAATGTTATTGTGTAGTACCTGAGTGACAAGAGCATAGAGTGGAAGAGTCACATAGCTGCAAAGTATCTGTACAACAACTCTGCAAGTTTGTGACATCGTCAGTTAAAATACGTTTTTTTTCCCGCGTATACAACAGTCAAAGGTAATGTTAGCTTACCCAACTACAATTCTAATGACCACATCTGCATTGCTTTCATAGAAACAATTCTTGAGGGTGAATTCATACTAAACATACCAAAAGTTCACGATATAACAATTAGTATGGCTCCATAATAGCTATGTTTGTGTGAATAATGTGAAAACTGGATCATCGCTTGCTTACCGTACTCCACACAAAGAAGGCAAGCTGAAATGCATTCTGCAAAAGTGAAGGCAAGTTTGTTATATCATGCCGTTGGGAGTATAAACCGAGGAGTTGAAGGATATTGAACCGTACCGTGAAAAGAACCAAGTGGATAAGGAAAAGGATGAACCGAGGGCGGCCAAACCAGAAGAGATCATCACCAGGTTGAACCACAGGGGCACCTCTCACCACATCACCTTTCTCTTGGATTCTTAGACACAATTTGGTTATAGTGACTTGAAGCTTTGTTCCAACTATTAGAATCACCTGCAAGATTTACATTCATTCTCTTAAAACCAAAAGGCCAAAACTGAGCAAATATttagttcttttttcttttgttgtacTTACGGCTAGTGGAATGAATGGTAACCAGAGGTAAGAATGCAATCCTGTTTGAAATGATAACCGATGTTAGTTTTGTGCATATATTAATGCGTTAATATTGTGTGTTTATTTTGCGTGGTAAGCAATGAGCGTTACCGTTTGTGTTGGTCAAGAGGAATAGCACAGCGATAAACCAGATAATAGGACTGCATAACATTAGCAAAGATGTCAGACAAATCTTCCAAGTTGGATTGTTCtcagattataaaaaaaaatgaaagtcaTTAAGTAGCTCCAAACCTGATTTCGACTACAGTTTTGAAGTCTTCTTCTACTGTTTTCTGAATATACTTGCGGAAATCGAATGTCTTTTCACTCCCTGGAGCCAAATGTGCCTGAAAAAAAAGAGTAGGTTAGATCATTTTCTCCAGGGTTAGAGTAATACTTGTTATACTAAACAgtagataaaacaaaacaaaagatcaGACTATATAAGGTTCCCTACCATGATGAAACCATGCCGCAAAGCCATGTAATCAACTTTGGTGACGGATCCAAAGAACTGTCTGAAAAAACACACAGTCCATAGCGTTACACTCGTCTTGCTCCAGAAATTGAGATGTCTTCTCCCGAAAGATGTGTCTCTGGCAAACCTAAACCTCTCAGGATCTACAATAACAAGAATGCATTCCACCGTCAAATTTCCTGTTTAGGTTTTAagtaataatatacatatataccgTTGGAATAGTGATATTCTATTGTCTTGGTCTCATTTTCCCAGTGCTTCCACCTCCTCGTCTACAATACTcaagaaaaccaaaatcaaatcttGTTGCAAACAAGTCTTTCTTGACTCTCAAGCCACTTTAGAGTTCACAAGAAAAAAAGGTTACCTTGGTCTTTCCGAGAGCATAAGTAACAATGCAGTAGATAACATGAACCACGGCGAGGATGAAGATGAATATATGAAGCTGGTGGATACCATAAGCAGATACAAAAGCCACTTTCCCCTGAGATAATCCGTCAATCACAAATCATACTTTAGAGGAGTAGAGAGtggtttttatataaatagatatactGGGAGATTCATAGTTACCTTCTCAGCGCATTTGTCATAACCTTTGGTGGCTAAACTTCGTCTATGAATGTAAGACTCGGCTAACTCAAGGAGAAGTCTTCTATGACCGGatttgtcttcatcatcgtcttTTGGTTTAGCGGTATCTTTGTTGCCGTATTTTCTAGCTTCATCAGCGGCGCTGCAAGGGTGCATTGATGATGCGAGGCTTTGGGAGACGCAGATATTTGAGATTGGTGTTTGTCCGATTGTTAGGAGTAGTGATATGAATCCCATAAGCATAAGCTCTGAATTGACCAAAGAGGCAAGTAAGAAGCTTGTTAATGGGTGAAGTTAGGTAGCAaaagatgtttttttctttctttgctaTTAATTTTACCTGCTTTGATCTTTTCAAGAGCTTCATAAAGAGCCTTCTTGTGCTTCTTTTTGAACCACTACcatttaaaacaaacaaagaacATATTTAGTCATAAGAGAAGAAGAATTAAGCAGAGCAGGAACAGAGTGACAACGCAGAAACAGAGTAGGAAGCagaattaagaaagaaaaaaaacagggTACAAAGAGATAAGAAAAGCATAAATGAGCAAGAAAACGATctcaacaacaaaaataaaaaaaaaaaaaaaaataatgtcgaaaaaacaaagaaaaagaaagctaaacaaaagaagaaacagagcaagAGCGCTAAACAGGGGAATCTTGACATATAATGGAATCATGAAAGACGATTAGGAAGAATCAAAGGGACTTACGGTTCCAATTTTGTGAATGGAATGTTCAAGGACAATTGAAATGAGTAGTAAAACGAAGCAAACCACAGCGACTGCCCACGTAGAGGTCTGCTCTAAATTCCTCTCTTTTACCTGATTCGTCATTAGAGCTTGATTGTAAAAAAAcacagtgagagagagagtgaagacACGGAGAGTTTCGTGTTCTTCTTTATGTTTAGctaacagttttttttcttaattagtaGGCTAAGCAAGTTTACAAAACCAAAGTTATGTCATGATCATATAAGGAAGGAGGACGTAGATGAAGATAATAAGACCCGCGATGAGTGACTATAAATTAAAGGTTTATTTGGCTGTCTTTTTCTGAATGGTGCTTTCAACATTCTACTGTTGTTCTGCATTTGCAGACAGACTTCTCAATAATTCACCGTGTTGTTTTGTGCTTTTTGGACtgcatttttcttaaatttatcaTGTTTCATATGGCCTTCTTTGTCAAATCATGTTATCTTTTCATTTCACTTCACTTTTCAAGTTTTTGTTGGCAAATAGACGACTAGAACAAATTCAAGAACCAGTTTGGTAAAATTATTCGTTGGGTTGTTATACGTTTAACTATAAAATGAGGAAAATAAAATTACGTGAGGCAAGAttacttaaaatttattttgatttgtcaGTCATTTAGTTTTGctctattttttatatgtttggtTGTGTTATTAATTTTCTTCTATTTTGGTTGTGTATATGATAATGGAACTCTACTAAAGCTATATATCAAATGGCCACTTGAGATTTATATAAGTTATGATACTATTTACTATAACGTGAGCACGCTGGAAAGCTCGCACACTTTTacttttgtctttctttttattctacCTATTCTCAAAAAGACAAGTTAAAGTTTGGTGTTCATCAGATCTGCAGTGAGTTCCAGTTCCCTTTTCTGAGATCTAAGCTTCTGTTAAGACGAGTTTGTGTTGATTGTTGCTCAACGGTGGTGCTACGATGTCGGTGGCTATGGATCGAGCCTTAATGGCTCTGTCTTTGGACGAGGATGACAAACCTTTCGAGATGCCGGACCAACCGGGTTTCTGTTCGAATGAAAAGAATCTTCTAAGCATTGTGGGTAGAGTTCTGAACCCAGAATGTCAGAGAATGTCTTCCTTAATCTGGAGGATGCCTAGGAAGTGGCAAAAGGAAGGCAGGTGTAGGGGAGTTGCTCTCTCGGAGGAACGTTTTCAGTTCTTCTTTGACTCGGAGCATGACTTGGTGGATGTGCTGGAGAAAGGCGTTCATACTTTTAATGAGTGGGTCATTGTGATTGCGCGTTGGGTTGAAGAACCGCCTGATGACTATCTTCAGTTTATTCCTCTCTGGGTACAAATCAGCCAAATCCCCATAAACTACTATACGGAGGAGGCGCTAATGGCGTTGGCTGATATGATTGGTGAAGTTAAGGTGTTGGTTTTTGACCCCTCGAAACCACAGTCTCAACCTTTTATTCGTGCTCAGGTAAGGTTTAATGTGGCGAATCCCCTCAGACCGGCGAAGGTGGTGACAGCTAAAGGAGGTAAATCGTGGACCATCAAGTTCGACTATGAAAGAATCCAGAAGCGTTGCTTTACCTGTCAAAGATTGAATCATGAGCAGAGGATCTGTCCTCTCGAAGTGAAGAAGCGTAAAGAGGTGGCTTTGGCGCGGCGTCAAGCAATAGAGAAAGAACTTGAGCACAGATCAGTGGTACTGAGTGAAGGTGATCCTCTCTTTGGAGTTCTTAGAGAAGACCAAGTGGGGATTAACCTCTCTACTGGCAGACCGAAGATCGCTAAGGAGGTGATGGATGAGATGAGGCAGTACCTGAGTTTATCAACTGCTGAAGACAGAGTTATCAGAGAAGAGAGAGTCAGAAAATCTGTTGCTGAAGTGGAACAAGTCCCTATGATGCAGAAAATGTTTCTGAGACTGGAAGCTCCTCCTACTATCTCAAGAGACTTAAACAAAGGAAAGGGACATGTCTTCAACTACGAAGAAGAACGCTTGAGTAGAGGTAAAGGAAGCTCTGTGTCTCCTAACTCTGAAAAATTAATGGCATCGGCTATTGGTGCTGGAATGGCGATGAGGCTGGGTCCTCCTCTGGATGCGCATTCGGGGAGCGAGGATGTGAGACTTGGGGTTAACTTTCTGCCCCTTTCTGAAGGTTCTACGGTGTTTAGCTCGGGTTTTTCGGAACATGTTGCTTCGTCCGGAACTCTAAAGAAAGTCTATAAAAGAAACCGTCCTCCAAAATCTAAAAGGAAGCAGAGGAAGTTGGTGGTTCTGGATGCTGACAAGGGAGCGGGTAAACAAATCATGAGTGGTCTGAAGAGAAAGGTAGAGACTGAAGATGGGGAACTTCCAGTCTTGGCGAGGTCAAAATCCCTGAAGGTGGTCCCAAAGGAGGGACCGTCCAATCTTTAATGAGCATAGTGAGCTGGAATTGTCGGGGCCTGGGGCGTACTCAAGACCTGACAGTTCAACGTCTGCGGGAGTTTAGGCGACTTTACTTTCCGGAGATAATTTTCTTAATGGAGACTAAAAACTGCAGAGATGTTCTAGTAGATTTAAAGGTGTGGTTGGGTTATGACAATGTATATACGGTTGACCCAGTAGGTCTTAGTGGTGGCTTGGCAGTATTTTGGAAAAGCACCATTAAGATGGATATTAAGTATGCGGATAAGAATCTGATTGACATGGAGGTTCTTTTTGGTGACTTCAGATTTTTTCTGTCTTGTGTTTATGGGGAGCCTGCTCAGGATGGAAAGAGTATAGTTTGGGAAAGACTGAGCAGATTTGGAGTTTGTAGGAAGGAACCGTGGTGTATAGTTGGTGATTTTAATGAGATCCTGAATAATGGTGAAAAGCTAGGTGGTCCTTCTAGATCGGAAGCTTCTTTTAGGCCTTTTGCTGACATGTTGGCTGCTTGCGGCATGGACGAGTTGGAGGCTTCTGGTGATAGATTTACCTGGTCGGGTATGAGGTGGAAGAAGTGGATTCAGTGTTGCCTCGATAGGGCTTTTGGGAACAAGGAATGGCTCAGGATTTTCCCTGGTTCTAATCAGAGATTTCTTGACAAACGAGGGTCTGATCATCGGCCTGTTTTAATCAATCTGCAAGCTTCTCAAGCGCGGTACAAAGGCCAATTCAGATATGATAAGAAGTTCCTTTTCTTACCCAGAGTGAAGAAGGATATCATTAACTCGTGGAGAGCAGGGAGTGGGGTTTCCTCTAACCGAAGTGTGGCTAAGAGACTGCGGGATTGCAGAGGGGTTTTAAGCCGCTGGAAGAAGTCCAAAGTCTTTAATGCGAGAGACAGAATCCACTTACTGGAACACCGCTTGGAATGGTTTGAGTCTAGGAACTACCCGTGTTATCATGCCATCAAGATCATCAAAAAAGAACTGTACAAAGCCTACAGGGAGGAGGAGTTACATTGGCAGCAGAGAAGTCGGGAAAGATGGCTCAAATATGGTGATAGGAATTCCAAGttctttcatgcttctgttAAATCTAACCGAGCGAGGCGTCTCCTGAGCAAGCTAAAGGACATCGATGGGGTCTATCAATGGTCTGAGGCTGCAAAAGCTCAAGTGGCTCTCGACTATTTCTCGGCTTTGTTTAAGTCATCGAAGCCTCCCAACATTCTGAATCTCTTGCAAGGTATGGCTCCTCGGGTTACAGTGGCCATGAATGACAGATTGCTGGCGGAGGTCACTGAGGACGAAATAAGGCTGGCGGTTTTCAGTATCAATCCATCGAGCGCACCGGGTCCTGATGGCATGAATGGATTGTTCTTTCAGCAATACTGGGATACCATAGGCCCAAAAGTGTGTGTTGAAGTGCAGAATTTTTTCAGTAGAGGAGTGATGCCTGTTGACTGGAATTTTACTTACATCTGCCTGTTGCCAAAAATCATAGAACCGGAGGTGATGAGTGATCTCCGTCCAATCAGCTTGTGCTCAGTTCTCTACAAAATCATCTCGAAGATTATGGTCAGCAGGCTTCAACCCATTCTCCCGGAACTTATCTCAATCAATCAATCAGCTTTTGTGGCGGAGAGACTCATCAGTGATAATATTGGTGTTGCTCATGAGGCGGTTCACGCTTTGGGAGGTCATCAGTTGGTAGAAAAGGATTTCATGGTTGTCAAAACCGACATGTCCAAAGCGTATGACAGGATAGAGTGGTGCTACCTGAAGGGTCTCCTACTGGCTTTAGGCTTTGATCAGAAATGGGTCAGTTTGGTCATGGCTTGTGTTTCTTCTGTCTCTTTTGCTGTTTTAATCAATGATCAGCCTTTTGGTCTGATTAAACCGCAGAGGGGAATTCGTCAGGGTGATCCCCTATCACCTTTCCTCTTTGTGCTATGCACTGAAGGGTTAACTCACTTGCTGAACAAAGCGGAAGAGGAGGAGCGTCTCTCTGGATTGAAGTTTACAGAGTATGGTCCGTCGATCCATCACCTTCTATTTGCGGATGACAGCCTATTCATGTGCAAAGCTACGGTATTGCAAGCCTTTGAACTTCAGAGTATCTTAATGGCCTATGGAGAAGTTACTGGTCAGGTGATCAATGTACAGAAATCTGCAATCTCCTTTGGAAGATTGGTTGACCAGGATGTAAAAAATGCCATAAGTCAGGTTTTGGGGATTTTCAAGGAAGGAGGAACCTCCAAGTATTTGGGTCTGCCTGAATGTCTAAAGGGTTCTAAAGTTGCCTGTTTTGGCTTTCTGAAGGAAAGGATCTCTGCCAGGCTCAATGCGTGGCATTTGAGGAATCTGTCCCAAGGAGGTAAAGAGATTTTGATTAAAGCATCAGCCTCTTCATTGCCTGTCTATGCTATGTCTTGCTATAAGAT
It encodes:
- the LOC108860862 gene encoding MLO-like protein 2 isoform X1, whose amino-acid sequence is MTNQVKERNLEQTSTWAVAVVCFVLLLISIVLEHSIHKIGTWFKKKHKKALYEALEKIKAELMLMGFISLLLTIGQTPISNICVSQSLASSMHPCSAADEARKYGNKDTAKPKDDDEDKSGHRRLLLELAESYIHRRSLATKGYDKCAEKGKVAFVSAYGIHQLHIFIFILAVVHVIYCIVTYALGKTKTRRWKHWENETKTIEYHYSNDPERFRFARDTSFGRRHLNFWSKTSVTLWTVCFFRQFFGSVTKVDYMALRHGFIMAHLAPGSEKTFDFRKYIQKTVEEDFKTVVEISPIIWFIAVLFLLTNTNGLHSYLWLPFIPLAVILIVGTKLQVTITKLCLRIQEKGDVVRGAPVVQPGDDLFWFGRPRFILFLIHLVLFTVRFNILQLLGLYSQRHDITNLPSLLQNAFQLAFFVWSTYEFTLKNCFYESNADVVIRIVVGVVVQILCSYVTLPLYALVTQMGSTMRPTVFNERVATAIKTWHHTAKKHTKHGKHTESNTPYTSRPTTPTHTSSPIHILNNRSVETFPSSPSPRYSDRHDHHQFWDPESQQHQEAGPSTHHSLAHESSEKEPVLASVELPHIRTTKSSRDFSFKR
- the LOC130505672 gene encoding sugar transport protein 1-like: MAGGGFVVGDGQKAYPGRLTPFVLFTCVVAAMGGLIFGYDIGISGGVTSMPSFLRRFFPSVYRKQQEDATTNQYCQYDSPTLTLFTSSLYLAALISSLVASTVTRKFGRRLSMLFGGILFCAGALVNGFAKRVWMLIVGRILLGFGIGFANQSVPLYLSEMAPYKYRGALNIGFQLSITIGILVAEVLNYFFAKIKGGWGWRLSLGGAVVPALIITLGSLVLPDTPNSMIERGMHEEAKTKLRRIRGVDDVSQEFDDLVEASKESQSIENPWTNLLRRKYRPHLTMAIMIPFFQQLTGINVIMFYAPVLFNTIGFTNDASLMSAVVTGSVNVAATVVSIYGVDRWGRRFLFLEGGTQMLICQAVVAACIGAKFGVDGTPGELPKWYAIVVVTFICIYVAGFAWSWGPLGWLVPSEIFPLEIRSAAQSITVSVNMIFTFIIAQIFLTMLCHLKFGLFLVFAFFVVVMSIFVYIFLPETKGIPIEEMGQVWRSHWYWSRFVEDGEYGYGNGLQMEKSSSNQGTKHV
- the LOC108860862 gene encoding MLO-like protein 2 isoform X2, whose translation is MTNQVKERNLEQTSTWAVAVVCFVLLLISIVLEHSIHKIGTWFKKKHKKALYEALEKIKAELMLMGFISLLLTIGQTPISNICVSQSLASSMHPCSAADEARKYGNKDTAKPKDDDEDKSGHRRLLLELAESYIHRRSLATKGYDKCAEKGKVAFVSAYGIHQLHIFIFILAVVHVIYCIVTYALGKTKTRRWKHWENETKTIEYHYSNDPERFRFARDTSFGRRHLNFWSKTSVTLWTVCFFRQFFGSVTKVDYMALRHGFIMAHLAPGSEKTFDFRKYIQKTVEEDFKTVVEISPIIWFIAVLFLLTNTNGLHSYLWLPFIPLAVILIVGTKLQVTITKLCLRIQEKGDVVRGAPVVQPGDDLFWFGRPRFILFLIHLVLFTNAFQLAFFVWSTYEFTLKNCFYESNADVVIRIVVGVVVQILCSYVTLPLYALVTQMGSTMRPTVFNERVATAIKTWHHTAKKHTKHGKHTESNTPYTSRPTTPTHTSSPIHILNNRSVETFPSSPSPRYSDRHDHHQFWDPESQQHQEAGPSTHHSLAHESSEKEPVLASVELPHIRTTKSSRDFSFKR
- the LOC130505671 gene encoding uncharacterized protein LOC130505671 — its product is MSVAMDRALMALSLDEDDKPFEMPDQPGFCSNEKNLLSIVGRVLNPECQRMSSLIWRMPRKWQKEGRCRGVALSEERFQFFFDSEHDLVDVLEKGVHTFNEWVIVIARWVEEPPDDYLQFIPLWVQISQIPINYYTEEALMALADMIGEVKVLVFDPSKPQSQPFIRAQVRFNVANPLRPAKVVTAKGGKSWTIKFDYERIQKRCFTCQRLNHEQRICPLEVKKRKEVALARRQAIEKELEHRSVVLSEGDPLFGVLREDQVGINLSTGRPKIAKEVMDEMRQYLSLSTAEDRVIREERVRKSVAEVEQVPMMQKMFLRLEAPPTISRDLNKGKGHVFNYEEERLSRGKGSSVSPNSEKLMASAIGAGMAMRLGPPLDAHSGSEDVRLGVNFLPLSEGSTVFSSGFSEHVASSGTLKKVYKRNRPPKSKRKQRKLVVLDADKGAGKQIMSGLKRKVETEDGELPVLARSKSLKVVPKEGPSNL